The sequence aacaaaggaaatgcaattatgcaattgtacttttaaatttatttacacacaaaaaattggtGGTGGAGTAGGAATCGAACTTAAAAATTGGGTGCAAAAGTAAATACTTTTAATCACTTAAGCTACAAGCACCTCACCAAGTTGTATATTATTCAAGTTGTAATGAGTAGTACTTGGTAGTAGGGGTGGCTATCGAGACCGGAACACTGAGTCACACTGGATGAAAAGAATcggaaaaaaattgtgttgactaaaaagtcaacaaatcaAATCAGACCGATTTAAATCGAACTGATTTAAATCAGTTTCGATTCGGAGTTCACACCTTACAAAACTGTACTAGATCGGATTGGCcagtttcataattttttattattatcaaaATTGAACTGAACCGAACTGATTAATTTAGGTGTGAGGTGTGAGGTGAAAATTAAACCGAATCCAACCCACCCCTAATTAGTAGGCCAATCATGAGGACGAGCCCCTGATCATGAGATGCAAGTTGCTATGTTTGGGCGAAGACCATTGTGTAAAATAATCGACCACGCGCCATGCATTTCTTATCGGCCCATAGTTCTGACCCATAACAAAATGGGGTATGCCCAACCCACCGAAGAGAGTGGCGCTATTACAATTTGCCACTTCACTTCCCAAAACATTTTCCCCCACCACCCAcctaaattttcaaattttcatgtaAGGATAAGACAAATGGTTTCACCCAACTCATTCATCAGttgtatataaaaattaaaaactcgTGATGCTGCCTTCTTTTTTCGGTTAGCGTTGAATGTTGATTGTAACGACAATGTTACACGTGATGTACTATCAAATGCACAAATGTCATTTCAAGTTATTTTATTTCAGCTGGTTTACGTGTTTGAGCAAGATTGCGGATGCAATAAATCACGTGTAACATTGTCCAGCGGAGAAAGAGCGCTTAAAAAAACACTTGAGGGTGGATTAACCACGCAATTTAGTACGACAAAATGACGAAACAAACCACCCTCAAGGTGAAGTGGAGACTGCCCATTGGCCGAAACAATGGCCTTTTATTATTTGACGCGCCAAAATCTTCAGCGACTCGTAAAAAAGTACGGATAATCCGAAAAACAATATCTCCTCGTCTCCTCATCCTCCTCTTCCACTTCTCAACTCTCTCCATGAACCACTGAGAGAGTCTGGGACCCACTCAAAATCTCTCATGGCGAAGACTCTCGTCTCATCCACACCGTTCGTCGGCACATCTCTACCGTCCATCTCCCGCCGTGGGGCCTACACCCTCCCCTACCGTAGTGGCAATGGACTCGTCTCCACCAGAATCAGGTTCAGCCTCCACCACGTCGTTCCTCCGATCAATCCCTTCGACTCCGGCACCGACGTCGCCTCACTTTTGAGCCGAGCTGAGGGCCTCCTCTACACGCTAGCCGATGCTGCCGTCGCCGTCGACCCGGCCGCCTCGGGCTCCGCAGACGCCGCGGCTCAAAAGAATGGCGGCTGGTTCGGCTTCATCTCCGAAGCCATGGAGTTCGTACTCAAGGTAGTTTGAATTTCGCagaattgtttaattttcgtGAGGAAAATTGTTTCGGATATTATTTGTTGACTTGTATTATGTGAATTGTAATTAGATTTTGAAAGATGGACTTGCGACTGTCCACGTGCCATATGCGTACGGCTTCGCAATTATTTTGCTTACAGTACTCGTTAAACTTGCCACATTGCCTCTCACAAAGCAGCAGGTTCGGTGCTTGTTTGTTGACACTTTGGCTTCATTTTgatgaacaatttttttttttttgggctgaaTTTTTTCTCATAATATTTGTAATATGCAGGTGGAATCGACGTTGGCTATGCAAAACCTTCAACCAAAACTTAAAGCTATACAAGAAAGATATAAGGGCAATCAGGTGAGGGGTACTCTTGTTGGTATGGTTTCTTTCAAATGTTGGTTTGGAGTAATTGTTGCTATGTTTGCCCACCTTTGGTTTCTAGTGGTAATTGGTAACTATGGTTTTTCTATAATCTGTTATTCTGGTGTGCTTGCTTTAGGAAAGAATACAACTTGAGACATCACGGCTGTATCGGCAGGCTGGGGTTAACCCATTGGCAGgtaattgtttaatttatcaCCATGTATTTATGCGTGTGCATTTTGGATTGGTCATTTATCACTTTACTTGAATCTGTAAAACTTCAATATAAGTTCTAATTAGACTGAATCTGCATAGTCTCACATGAATTTAATGAGCTGTAAGGTTCAGtaataagaaataaaacgCAATTGTTCGCCGTGTTGGTTCATCTTGAGataatttagttttagtaATGGAACAATTTTCAGTTTCACTTTAACTGGTTAAACTAAGAAACTTGATGTTTTCCAATGTAATGTTGAGCTGGTGTATTGGATTTAATCTGATCGCTTGATAGTGTTGTGGCATGTTGCCTTGAGCCAAATAAGGAGGCTCTAACTTGTTTTTTGAATGTAGGTTGTTTACCAACTTTGGCCACGATACCAGTCTGGATAGGTCTATACCAAGCTCTTTCAAATGTGGCAAATGAGGTAAGTAGTAGGTTGCCTCTACATTTTCCTTGATGCGATGGCTATTatcattaaagaaaaaaccaaccttgctgatttttgcattttctttttgtattcaCAGGGGTTGTTGACAGAAGGTTTCTTTTGGATTCCCTCTTTGGGTGGGCCAACAACAATTGCTGCTCGACAAAGTGGATCTGGAATTTCTTGGCTGTTTCCATTTGTGGTAAGATGTTCTTCTGATTTCATGACTTATGAAGCTAACAATTGGTATACTGCTAACTTTAGTGCACCTTAATTGTGAAAGCTTTATGCTAGACACTGATGAGGAAATGAAGAATGGCAAAAACATGAGGTCATATGACTcaagtttgtttttttccgTCTACCACACTGATGGaattatcattttgaaccaacTTAAAACTGTGAGCAAAGTGCAAGGATAAAGGTGTTGAAATAAAAACTGTAagggtgaaatgagttcaagGTGAAA comes from Prunus dulcis chromosome 6, ALMONDv2, whole genome shotgun sequence and encodes:
- the LOC117630709 gene encoding inner membrane protein PPF-1, chloroplastic, which gives rise to MAKTLVSSTPFVGTSLPSISRRGAYTLPYRSGNGLVSTRIRFSLHHVVPPINPFDSGTDVASLLSRAEGLLYTLADAAVAVDPAASGSADAAAQKNGGWFGFISEAMEFVLKILKDGLATVHVPYAYGFAIILLTVLVKLATLPLTKQQVESTLAMQNLQPKLKAIQERYKGNQERIQLETSRLYRQAGVNPLAGCLPTLATIPVWIGLYQALSNVANEGLLTEGFFWIPSLGGPTTIAARQSGSGISWLFPFVDGQPPLGWHDTAAYLVLPVLLVASQYVSMEIMKPPQTDDPAQKNTLLVFKFLPLMIGYFSLSVPSGLSIYWLTNNVLSTAQQVWLRRLGGAKPVVSENASGIITAGRAKRSDSQPVEAGSRFRKLREEEKKNKLSKALSNEEVQTLASTSDSEAGSDEETKDKGEEILEAYASTVGKELPDDPRPRRSKRSKRKRAV